A genomic segment from Synechococcales cyanobacterium CNB encodes:
- a CDS encoding glycosyltransferase, which yields MHHNTPPPSTLRRDPDDTPLVLTRMDTHVHSWASDGPVVAALGFVGCPESFSPPERVYDQARARGMDLVTITDHDTIRGALELHERGFQNFIIGQEVTVYFPEDRCKLHVLAWGLTPELDEQLTRLGLRNDVYAFAAWLHEHQLPHALAHPLYMQNGRLTRWHVERAALLFKGFEVLNGAHSAGHRAPIERFLDALTPARVQQLARDHHMEPLWPRAWQKARTGGSDDHALLNIGRTWTGVHVEQGVITDPRDFFRYVMAGRCEAGGVGGHSSLLAHQLTSVGAHFYADRFADRASAQGQAVASRLLRFAGVDLPRPSKMRLAAHTVKRKVIRRRNRRSLPILRALRTSIGPVLERYPDLRERLDPDRWTDGTPLSDHDRMAQFADELAAAVNHALTDSGLRALRKRDRAGVIDHLVSYAVLNLAQLPYIFSLFYQNKERPFVERFDHETSEPGSGVSVLERPMRISLFTDTLGDVNGVCRFIQNVAEQAHATGRDLQVITSTRLPYPPLPNVHNFDPVWATTMPRYQNLEVALPPLIPILRHLDHHQPDCIHVSTPGPVGMIGFLAARMLRIPVLGVYHTDFPAYIDRLFEDHAFTYACERFIRLFYKPFQTIFTRSGDYADALVRLGIQPERITRLMPGFDAEVFHTRYRDPALWSRFEGVNPASVKVLYVGRVSVEKNMPFLTTVWKQTHARCREQGLDAELIVVGDGPYRERMERELRRTPARFLGFRHGRELSDIYASSDLFVFPSVTDTLGQVVMESQGSGLPVLVTDQGGPKEVVRDGATGYVLSTANPTAWVERIVGLVADDERRARMGRAAHESMQPFSIRHSFEHFWEVHTRAWHQHLAARGITPRATTQGVEASLAAAAPKPRQPAADDGRIGVGAG from the coding sequence ATGCACCACAACACCCCGCCCCCGTCCACGCTCCGACGCGACCCGGACGACACACCCCTGGTCCTCACCCGGATGGACACCCACGTCCACTCCTGGGCATCGGACGGCCCCGTGGTCGCCGCGCTCGGCTTCGTCGGATGCCCCGAGTCCTTCTCCCCCCCCGAGCGCGTCTACGACCAGGCACGCGCACGCGGCATGGACCTCGTCACCATCACCGACCACGACACCATCCGCGGCGCGCTCGAACTCCACGAACGCGGCTTCCAGAACTTCATCATCGGCCAGGAGGTCACCGTCTACTTCCCCGAGGACCGCTGCAAACTCCACGTCCTCGCCTGGGGACTGACGCCCGAACTCGACGAGCAGCTCACCCGTCTCGGCCTGCGCAACGACGTCTACGCCTTCGCCGCCTGGCTGCACGAGCACCAGCTGCCCCACGCCCTGGCCCACCCGCTCTACATGCAGAACGGACGGCTCACACGCTGGCACGTCGAGCGGGCCGCGTTGCTCTTCAAGGGCTTCGAGGTGCTCAACGGCGCGCACTCCGCCGGGCACCGCGCCCCGATCGAGCGATTCCTCGACGCGCTCACCCCCGCCCGCGTCCAGCAACTCGCACGCGACCACCACATGGAGCCGCTCTGGCCACGCGCCTGGCAGAAGGCACGCACCGGCGGCTCGGACGACCACGCCCTGCTCAACATCGGACGCACCTGGACCGGCGTGCACGTCGAGCAGGGCGTCATCACCGACCCGCGGGACTTCTTCCGCTACGTCATGGCCGGACGCTGCGAGGCGGGCGGCGTCGGCGGGCACTCCTCCCTCCTCGCCCACCAGCTGACGAGCGTCGGCGCGCACTTCTACGCCGACCGCTTCGCCGACCGCGCCTCCGCGCAGGGGCAGGCCGTCGCCTCGCGCCTGCTGCGCTTCGCCGGCGTGGACCTGCCTCGACCCTCGAAGATGCGCCTCGCCGCGCACACCGTCAAACGCAAGGTCATCCGCCGACGCAACCGCCGGTCCCTCCCCATCCTCCGCGCCCTGCGCACCAGCATCGGACCCGTGCTCGAGCGCTATCCCGACCTGCGCGAGCGGCTCGACCCCGACCGCTGGACCGACGGCACCCCCCTCTCCGACCACGACCGTATGGCCCAGTTCGCCGACGAACTCGCCGCCGCCGTCAACCACGCTCTCACCGATTCGGGACTGCGCGCCCTCCGCAAACGCGACCGCGCGGGTGTCATCGACCACCTCGTCTCCTACGCCGTCCTCAACCTCGCGCAGCTCCCCTACATCTTCAGCCTCTTCTACCAGAACAAGGAACGCCCCTTCGTCGAACGCTTCGACCACGAGACCTCGGAGCCGGGTTCCGGCGTCAGCGTTCTGGAGCGGCCCATGCGCATCAGCCTCTTCACCGACACCCTCGGCGACGTCAACGGCGTCTGCCGGTTCATCCAGAACGTCGCCGAGCAGGCCCACGCCACCGGACGCGACCTCCAGGTCATCACCTCCACCCGGCTCCCGTACCCCCCCCTCCCCAACGTCCACAACTTCGACCCCGTCTGGGCCACCACCATGCCCCGCTACCAGAACCTCGAGGTCGCCCTGCCGCCGCTCATCCCCATCCTCCGCCACCTCGACCACCACCAGCCCGACTGCATCCATGTCTCCACACCCGGACCCGTCGGCATGATCGGCTTCCTCGCCGCTCGAATGCTGCGCATCCCCGTCCTCGGCGTCTACCACACCGACTTCCCCGCCTACATCGACCGCCTCTTCGAAGACCACGCCTTCACTTACGCCTGCGAGCGGTTCATCCGGCTCTTCTACAAGCCCTTCCAGACCATCTTCACACGCAGCGGCGACTATGCCGACGCACTCGTCCGCCTCGGCATCCAGCCCGAACGCATCACCCGACTCATGCCCGGGTTCGACGCCGAGGTCTTCCACACCCGCTACCGCGACCCCGCCCTCTGGTCGCGCTTCGAGGGCGTCAACCCGGCGAGCGTGAAGGTCCTCTACGTCGGGCGCGTGAGCGTCGAGAAGAACATGCCCTTCCTCACCACCGTCTGGAAGCAGACCCACGCACGCTGCCGCGAACAGGGACTCGACGCCGAACTCATCGTCGTCGGCGACGGGCCCTACCGCGAACGCATGGAACGCGAACTCCGCCGCACCCCGGCACGATTCCTCGGCTTCCGCCACGGCCGCGAACTCAGCGACATCTACGCCTCCTCCGACCTCTTCGTCTTCCCTTCCGTCACCGACACGCTCGGGCAGGTCGTCATGGAGTCCCAGGGCAGCGGCCTGCCCGTCCTCGTCACCGACCAGGGAGGGCCGAAGGAAGTCGTCCGCGACGGCGCGACAGGCTACGTCCTCAGCACCGCCAACCCGACCGCGTGGGTCGAGCGCATCGTCGGCCTCGTCGCGGACGACGAACGCCGCGCACGCATGGGCCGCGCCGCGCACGAGTCGATGCAGCCGTTCTCCATCCGCCACTCGTTCGAGCACTTCTGGGAAGTCCACACCCGCGCCTGGCACCAGCACCTCGCCGCCCGCGGCATCACACCCCGCGCAACGACGCAGGGCGTCGAGGCCTCCCTCGCCGCCGCCGCGCCGAAACCCCGCCAACCGGCTGCCGACGACGGCCGCATCGGCGTCGGCGCGGGGTGA
- a CDS encoding leucyl/phenylalanyl-tRNA--protein transferase, whose protein sequence is MNPPNGTDSRPQAAQPDTQRAEAVLAAYRSGLFPMAVPTRPGRPPELGWYEADPRGIIPLDAFHLPRRLARTIRTAPFDVRSDTDFAAVIRACADPCRPGGWIDPWIIDTFELLHRLGHAHSIEAWRTTAKGGAPALVGGLYGLCVGGAFCAESMFSRPHCGGRDASKVCLAHLVAHLRRRGFTLLDTQAWSEHLAQFGCVEVPRAEYRRRLRAALAFSPDWGRFEPDRTLATLTTTP, encoded by the coding sequence ATGAATCCTCCGAACGGCACCGACTCCCGACCGCAGGCAGCGCAACCCGACACCCAGAGGGCCGAGGCCGTCCTCGCCGCCTACCGGAGCGGCCTCTTCCCCATGGCCGTCCCGACGCGCCCGGGACGCCCCCCCGAACTCGGCTGGTACGAGGCCGACCCCCGCGGCATCATCCCCCTCGACGCCTTCCACCTCCCCCGCCGACTCGCACGCACCATCCGCACCGCTCCCTTCGACGTCCGCTCGGACACCGACTTCGCGGCCGTCATCCGCGCCTGCGCCGACCCGTGCCGACCAGGCGGCTGGATCGACCCCTGGATCATCGACACCTTCGAACTCCTCCACCGCCTCGGACACGCGCACTCCATCGAGGCCTGGCGCACCACCGCAAAGGGGGGGGCACCCGCCCTCGTCGGCGGCCTCTACGGCCTGTGCGTCGGCGGCGCGTTCTGCGCCGAGAGCATGTTCTCACGCCCCCACTGCGGCGGCCGCGACGCCAGCAAGGTCTGCCTCGCCCACCTCGTCGCCCACCTCCGCCGCCGCGGCTTCACGCTGCTGGACACGCAGGCTTGGAGCGAACACCTCGCGCAGTTCGGCTGCGTCGAGGTACCGCGCGCCGAGTACCGCCGCCGACTGCGCGCCGCCCTCGCCTTCTCTCCCGACTGGGGCCGCTTCGAGCCGGACCGCACGCTCGCAACGCTCACGACGACGCCGTGA
- a CDS encoding FkbM family methyltransferase — protein sequence MADPAMPPKRDLLLPLARMYAHLELPRYGYFLHFCGMNSQDAWRDAPTVECRERYFGHRMRLDLADFFQRIAWFFGCYGELDVLSAVSCVVRPGDECVDGGANIGLVTLHMAGCVGPSGLVHAFEPGPKPLERLRWHVERNRLAHVVVHAEGLSDEQATLEYKRPGFDNLANGTLGAVPERYGEAVFDRAQVRVVRGDDVIDTRSDRPLFIKLDVEGFEHKALSGFRRAVESRSPAVLLEVNGEMLGANGSTPEAVHDELARLGYAAFALDRSGFRRRHRLFLHRLTRKQVGYEKDVLWLRPGTVHWTRAEPHMLDPDRHVYWRHVDLARQGINVG from the coding sequence ATGGCCGACCCAGCCATGCCGCCGAAACGCGACCTGCTCCTGCCCCTGGCGCGGATGTACGCGCACCTCGAACTGCCCCGCTACGGCTACTTCCTGCATTTCTGCGGCATGAACTCGCAGGACGCCTGGCGCGACGCCCCGACGGTCGAGTGCCGCGAGCGTTACTTCGGACACCGCATGAGGCTCGACCTCGCCGATTTCTTCCAGCGCATCGCCTGGTTCTTCGGCTGCTACGGCGAGTTGGACGTGCTCTCGGCGGTCTCGTGCGTCGTGCGGCCCGGCGACGAGTGCGTGGACGGCGGGGCGAACATCGGCCTCGTGACCCTCCACATGGCCGGCTGCGTCGGCCCCTCGGGACTCGTCCACGCCTTCGAGCCGGGGCCGAAGCCGCTGGAACGGCTGCGCTGGCACGTCGAGCGGAACCGCCTCGCGCACGTGGTCGTCCACGCCGAGGGGCTGTCGGACGAGCAGGCGACCCTCGAGTACAAGCGGCCGGGATTCGACAACCTCGCCAACGGCACGCTGGGCGCTGTGCCGGAGCGCTACGGCGAGGCCGTCTTCGACCGGGCGCAGGTGCGCGTCGTGCGCGGCGACGACGTGATCGACACGCGGAGCGACAGGCCTCTCTTCATCAAACTGGACGTCGAGGGCTTCGAGCACAAGGCGCTCTCGGGCTTCAGGCGTGCCGTCGAGTCGCGCTCGCCCGCGGTGCTGCTCGAGGTCAACGGCGAGATGCTGGGCGCGAACGGCTCGACGCCCGAGGCCGTCCACGACGAACTCGCGCGGCTCGGCTACGCCGCCTTCGCCCTCGACCGCTCGGGCTTCCGCCGCCGCCACCGCCTGTTCCTGCACCGCCTGACGCGAAAGCAGGTCGGTTACGAGAAGGACGTGCTGTGGCTTCGACCGGGGACGGTTCACTGGACGCGCGCGGAACCGCACATGCTCGACCCGGATCGGCACGTCTACTGGCGGCATGTGGACCTGGCGAGGCAGGGGATTAACGTCGGGTAA
- the recR gene encoding recombination protein RecR: MEGAGAGAGRPAPAAARARAYPEAVDRLIERLSDLPGIGRRSAERLAFHLLKSDEAGAMALARAIADVKRTVRHCSVCSNFAEGDPCAICADPSRDRSTVLVVEQPKDLIALEQTGMYKGLYHVLMGRLSPLDGIGPEDLTAGDLLARVDDPAKNPGGVPIREVVLGLNPTLEGDGTALYLAEELHKRGVAVSRLARGLPSGSQLEYANKAVLADAILGRQKVE; the protein is encoded by the coding sequence ATGGAGGGGGCCGGGGCGGGCGCGGGTCGTCCGGCGCCCGCGGCGGCTCGGGCGCGCGCGTACCCCGAAGCGGTGGATCGGCTCATCGAGCGGCTGTCGGACCTGCCTGGGATCGGTCGGCGGTCGGCGGAGCGGCTGGCGTTCCACCTGCTCAAGAGCGACGAGGCGGGGGCGATGGCGCTGGCGCGTGCGATCGCCGACGTGAAGCGAACGGTTCGGCACTGCTCGGTCTGCTCGAACTTCGCGGAGGGCGACCCGTGCGCGATCTGCGCGGACCCGTCGCGCGACCGATCGACGGTGCTTGTGGTCGAGCAGCCGAAGGACCTGATCGCGCTCGAACAGACGGGGATGTACAAGGGGCTGTACCACGTGCTGATGGGGCGGCTCAGCCCGCTGGACGGGATCGGTCCGGAGGACCTGACGGCGGGCGACCTGCTGGCGCGCGTCGATGACCCGGCGAAGAACCCCGGCGGCGTGCCGATCCGCGAGGTCGTGCTCGGGCTGAACCCGACGCTGGAAGGGGACGGGACCGCGCTCTATCTCGCCGAGGAACTGCACAAGCGCGGCGTGGCGGTGTCGCGGCTGGCGCGGGGCCTGCCGAGCGGATCGCAGCTGGAGTACGCCAACAAGGCGGTGCTGGCGGACGCCATCCTGGGGAGGCAGAAGGTAGAGTGA
- a CDS encoding DUF433 domain-containing protein, whose product MNWRERITSDPAVCHGKACVRGTRVMVSVVLDNLAAGLLPDEIVRHYPTITIDDVRACVAYAAELARERLIPHSPDAA is encoded by the coding sequence ATGAACTGGCGCGAACGCATCACGTCGGACCCCGCCGTCTGCCACGGCAAGGCGTGCGTCCGGGGAACGCGCGTCATGGTGTCGGTCGTGCTCGACAACCTCGCCGCGGGTTTACTCCCGGACGAGATCGTGCGGCATTACCCCACGATCACGATTGACGACGTGCGTGCTTGCGTGGCATACGCGGCGGAACTCGCCCGCGAGCGCCTGATCCCCCATTCCCCGGACGCCGCGTGA
- the rpoN gene encoding RNA polymerase factor sigma-54 yields the protein MRFETSQHMRLGQQMKLAPRVIQSMEILQMPLTELEERIEQELAGNATLELVEPGADRPEAGADARGDGAGQASETGDGFDRLDRYERANPEAAENEFSATPLRDRGERAVSRRLEGERDGKMDAMAAAPARSASLPEQLLNQWHLADVEESLRRPGELIIGYLDDDGYLRTPLETIAANAPAGHDGARTGVADLERALTAVQLFLEPPGIAARDARECLLLQLDAMEDGEGWDSDEDRAATLRVARTLVSDHLEDLTQNRLPRIAERAGLTIDEIKAGLELLRRLSLAPARRLVSEQPEPIIPDAIVEYDEEHDRYIAYLNDSRLPNLRINKEYAEMVRDRAVPKRDREFLRTNLNNAQWLIDAVEQRRRTLQRVLNAVVDHQREFFDYGPQAIRPLPMTQVAEQLGIHVATVSRAVADKHVMTPRGVVPLRRFFTGGTETETGEEISWDAIKAALQEVVDAEDKANPLSDDALVDRLKERGIEIARRTVAKYRAQLGIPSARLRRQF from the coding sequence ATGCGATTCGAGACTTCACAGCACATGCGACTCGGCCAGCAGATGAAGCTGGCGCCGCGGGTGATCCAGTCGATGGAGATCCTGCAGATGCCGCTGACGGAGCTGGAGGAGCGGATCGAGCAGGAACTGGCGGGGAACGCGACGCTCGAACTTGTCGAGCCGGGGGCGGACCGGCCCGAAGCGGGTGCGGACGCGCGCGGCGACGGCGCGGGGCAGGCGAGCGAGACCGGGGACGGGTTCGATCGCCTCGACCGCTACGAGCGTGCGAACCCGGAGGCGGCGGAGAACGAGTTTTCCGCCACGCCGCTGCGGGATCGCGGCGAGCGTGCCGTCTCGCGCAGGCTTGAGGGCGAGCGTGACGGGAAGATGGACGCGATGGCGGCCGCGCCGGCGCGTTCGGCGTCGCTGCCGGAGCAACTGCTGAACCAGTGGCACCTGGCGGATGTCGAAGAGTCGCTTCGCCGCCCGGGCGAACTCATCATCGGCTACCTCGACGACGACGGCTACCTGCGCACGCCGCTGGAGACCATCGCGGCCAACGCCCCGGCAGGGCACGACGGCGCGCGCACGGGCGTGGCGGACCTGGAGCGTGCGCTGACCGCCGTGCAGTTGTTCCTCGAACCGCCCGGCATCGCGGCACGCGACGCGCGAGAGTGCCTGCTGCTGCAACTGGACGCGATGGAGGACGGCGAGGGGTGGGACTCGGACGAGGACCGCGCGGCGACGCTGCGCGTGGCCCGCACACTGGTCTCGGACCACCTCGAAGACCTGACGCAGAACCGCCTGCCGCGGATCGCCGAGCGCGCAGGGTTGACGATCGACGAGATCAAGGCGGGGCTTGAGTTGCTGCGCCGGCTCAGCCTCGCGCCGGCGCGCCGGCTCGTCTCCGAGCAGCCCGAGCCGATCATCCCGGACGCGATCGTCGAGTACGACGAGGAGCACGACCGCTACATCGCCTACCTGAACGACTCGCGCCTGCCCAACCTGCGGATCAACAAAGAGTACGCGGAGATGGTCCGCGACCGGGCGGTGCCCAAGCGCGACCGCGAGTTCCTGCGGACGAACCTGAACAACGCGCAGTGGCTGATCGACGCGGTCGAGCAGCGCCGCCGCACGCTCCAGCGGGTGCTGAACGCGGTGGTGGACCACCAGCGCGAGTTCTTCGACTACGGCCCGCAGGCGATCAGGCCGCTGCCGATGACGCAGGTGGCCGAGCAACTCGGCATCCACGTCGCCACCGTCAGCCGCGCCGTGGCGGACAAGCACGTGATGACGCCGCGCGGCGTCGTGCCCCTGCGCCGGTTCTTCACGGGCGGCACGGAGACGGAGACCGGCGAGGAGATCTCGTGGGACGCGATCAAGGCCGCGCTCCAGGAGGTCGTGGACGCCGAGGACAAGGCGAACCCGCTCTCCGACGACGCGCTGGTGGACCGTCTCAAGGAACGCGGCATCGAGATCGCACGCCGAACGGTGGCGAAGTACCGCGCCCAACTCGGCATCCCGAGCGCGCGCCTGCGGCGGCAGTTCTGA
- a CDS encoding carboxymuconolactone decarboxylase family protein has translation MSRLPLIDPREATGRAREILDGPLKGKHYAIFRAMANSPVALDAYLGLAGAVKRASLTPGEQEVIQLAVAEANGCEYCLAAHTAAGARVGLSAEQMLGARRGAIPGDPRLDAIAKFALALHEKRGHVTDGDLGSFRAAGFTDAQVVEAVAVFALATYTNVFNHVAGTPVDFPPAPAL, from the coding sequence ATGTCACGATTGCCGCTGATCGATCCGCGCGAGGCGACCGGCCGCGCCCGCGAGATTCTGGACGGCCCGCTGAAGGGCAAGCACTACGCGATCTTCCGGGCGATGGCGAACTCTCCTGTCGCGCTGGATGCGTATCTCGGGCTGGCGGGAGCGGTGAAGCGTGCGTCGCTCACGCCGGGCGAGCAGGAAGTGATCCAGCTGGCGGTCGCGGAGGCGAACGGGTGCGAGTACTGCCTCGCGGCGCACACGGCGGCGGGGGCGCGCGTGGGCCTGAGCGCGGAGCAGATGCTCGGCGCGCGTCGCGGCGCGATCCCGGGCGATCCGAGACTGGACGCGATCGCGAAGTTCGCCCTTGCGCTCCACGAGAAGCGGGGTCACGTGACGGACGGCGACCTGGGGTCGTTCCGTGCGGCGGGGTTCACCGACGCCCAGGTCGTCGAGGCGGTGGCGGTGTTCGCGCTGGCGACCTACACCAACGTCTTCAACCATGTGGCGGGGACGCCGGTGGACTTTCCGCCCGCACCTGCCCTCTGA
- a CDS encoding methyltransferase domain-containing protein has translation MANATQTLTRPKVDLPLTLEPPDPASARVAEHFETVYREAAGDETRVPWQDGRANPALVCWLNAEAPRLVRPGVRAVVVGCGLADDVVELATRGYDALGFDVSPTCVAWARERHPELADRLVVADVTRPPTNLRCRFELVVECYTIQSVPPEMRAKVVRGLLTLAKPHGVVLAVARSRPEGWPLDEVAGPPYPLTKVELVSLFEREGFVPVRSPDEFEDDETPPVARLRCAFRRA, from the coding sequence ATGGCCAACGCAACCCAGACCCTGACACGACCGAAGGTTGACCTTCCGCTGACGCTGGAGCCGCCGGACCCGGCGTCGGCTCGTGTGGCAGAGCACTTCGAGACGGTCTACCGCGAAGCGGCCGGCGACGAGACCCGCGTGCCGTGGCAGGACGGCAGGGCCAACCCGGCGTTGGTGTGCTGGCTGAACGCGGAGGCGCCGCGGCTGGTGCGTCCGGGCGTGCGGGCGGTGGTGGTCGGGTGCGGGCTGGCGGACGACGTGGTGGAACTGGCCACGCGCGGGTACGACGCGCTGGGGTTCGACGTTTCGCCGACGTGCGTGGCGTGGGCGCGAGAGCGGCACCCTGAACTTGCGGATCGGCTGGTGGTTGCGGACGTGACGAGGCCGCCGACGAACCTGCGCTGCCGTTTCGAGTTGGTGGTCGAGTGCTACACGATCCAGTCGGTGCCGCCGGAGATGCGTGCGAAGGTGGTGCGCGGTCTGTTGACGCTCGCCAAGCCGCACGGAGTGGTGCTGGCGGTTGCCCGTTCGCGTCCCGAGGGCTGGCCGCTGGACGAGGTCGCTGGGCCTCCGTACCCGTTGACGAAGGTGGAACTGGTGTCGCTCTTTGAGCGTGAGGGCTTCGTGCCGGTGCGCTCGCCGGACGAGTTCGAGGACGACGAGACGCCGCCGGTGGCGCGGCTGCGGTGCGCGTTCCGCAGGGCGTGA
- a CDS encoding TIGR00159 family protein has protein sequence MFALPRIQDLWERLASYNALAAAFELAVIWVVVLLIVRFVQGTRAAGVMKGMLVLIVVATLLVHMIGGGQAFPRLSFLYERFLAVVAIGLVVIFQPELRRALIRLGEAPFFRSSPSEIAQVVEPIVEASAYLSKNRFGAIIVLERQIGLAALTEGGTRLDAALSARLLQTIFFPGTALHDLAVVIRGRVIHAANVQLPLADPADMPDPTLGSRHRAAVGLSRECDAIVVVVSEERGSIRVCERGRFTPTLTPDELRNHLKERLTRIRQSATASQDPEPAPEPESMAAESRSGGANGTE, from the coding sequence CTGTTCGCCCTGCCCCGGATACAGGATCTCTGGGAGCGGCTCGCTTCCTACAACGCCCTCGCGGCCGCGTTCGAACTGGCGGTCATCTGGGTGGTTGTTCTCCTCATCGTGCGGTTCGTGCAGGGCACCCGCGCCGCCGGCGTCATGAAGGGCATGCTCGTCCTCATCGTCGTCGCCACCCTCCTCGTCCACATGATCGGCGGCGGGCAGGCCTTCCCGCGACTCTCCTTCCTCTACGAGCGATTCCTCGCCGTCGTCGCCATCGGCCTCGTCGTCATCTTCCAGCCCGAACTCCGCCGCGCCCTTATCCGGCTCGGCGAGGCCCCCTTCTTCCGCTCCTCACCAAGCGAGATCGCCCAGGTCGTCGAGCCGATCGTCGAGGCTTCCGCCTATCTCTCCAAGAATCGCTTCGGCGCGATCATCGTCCTCGAACGCCAGATCGGCCTCGCCGCGCTCACCGAGGGCGGCACGCGCCTCGACGCCGCCCTCTCCGCACGCCTCCTCCAGACCATCTTCTTCCCCGGCACCGCGCTGCACGATCTCGCCGTCGTCATCCGAGGCCGCGTCATCCACGCCGCCAACGTCCAACTCCCACTCGCCGATCCCGCCGACATGCCCGACCCGACCCTCGGCTCGCGCCACCGCGCCGCCGTCGGACTCTCACGCGAATGCGACGCCATCGTCGTCGTCGTCAGCGAGGAACGCGGCTCCATCCGCGTCTGCGAACGCGGTCGGTTCACGCCGACGCTCACCCCCGACGAACTGCGCAACCACCTCAAGGAACGACTCACCCGGATCCGGCAATCGGCGACCGCCTCGCAGGACCCGGAGCCGGCGCCCGAGCCGGAATCCATGGCCGCCGAGAGCCGGTCAGGAGGCGCGAATGGCACCGAATGA
- the guaB gene encoding IMP dehydrogenase: MATISDRSASPGAATGPGRASASTPADPRPASAASPGRSVWAGKIADEGITFDDVLLLPRRSGVLPADADTSTRLTRTIRLNVPLVSAPMDTVTESALAIALAQEGGIGIIHKNLSVETQAREVAKVKRSANGVITDPITLGPEDTVGRAVQLMRQHNVSGFPVTDDGASGVRTGGKVLGILTRRDLKFVENDATPVREVMTKTNLITAPPGTTLAEAEVILNRNKVEKLLLVDGQMRLCGLITMRDIERLSQFPRANVDERGRLRCGAAVGVGQIDRVGALLEAEVDVIVVDTAHGHSENVVRTVREIKARYGVQVIAGNVATAEGAKDLVAAGADAVKVGIGPGAICTTRVVTGVGVPQVTAILEAVRGVEETGEDVPVIADGGVRMSGDIAKAIAAGAHSVMMGSLFAGLDESPGELVISQGRRYKTYRGMGSEGAMNRGSADRYGQADKYDPRGAPKEKFVPEGVEGLVPYRGPLAEFAYQLVGGLRSAMGYCGCRTIEELRTQTRFCRVSGATIVENHPHDIRITKESPNYTVEHLRE; this comes from the coding sequence ATGGCGACCATCTCCGATCGTTCCGCCTCGCCCGGGGCCGCGACAGGCCCGGGGCGAGCGTCGGCGTCCACCCCCGCTGATCCGCGTCCGGCGTCCGCTGCCTCCCCCGGGCGGTCGGTGTGGGCCGGGAAGATCGCGGACGAAGGGATCACCTTTGACGACGTGCTGCTGCTGCCGCGGCGTTCTGGGGTGCTGCCGGCGGACGCGGACACGAGCACGCGGCTGACTCGGACGATCCGGCTGAACGTGCCGCTGGTCTCTGCGCCGATGGACACGGTGACGGAGTCCGCGCTGGCGATCGCGCTGGCGCAGGAGGGCGGCATCGGGATCATCCACAAGAACCTCTCGGTCGAGACGCAGGCCCGCGAGGTGGCGAAGGTGAAGCGGTCGGCCAACGGCGTCATCACCGACCCGATCACGCTCGGGCCTGAGGACACGGTCGGCCGCGCGGTGCAGTTGATGCGCCAGCACAACGTCTCGGGCTTCCCGGTGACGGACGACGGCGCGTCGGGCGTGCGGACCGGGGGGAAGGTGCTCGGCATCCTGACGAGGCGCGACCTGAAGTTCGTCGAGAACGACGCCACGCCCGTGCGCGAGGTGATGACGAAGACGAACCTCATCACCGCGCCGCCGGGGACGACGCTCGCGGAGGCCGAGGTGATCCTGAACCGCAACAAGGTCGAGAAGTTGCTGCTGGTGGACGGCCAGATGCGGCTGTGCGGCCTGATCACGATGCGCGACATCGAGCGGCTGAGCCAGTTCCCTCGCGCGAACGTGGACGAGCGCGGGCGGCTTCGGTGCGGCGCGGCGGTGGGTGTGGGGCAGATCGACCGCGTCGGCGCGCTGCTGGAGGCCGAGGTGGACGTGATCGTGGTGGACACCGCCCACGGGCACTCGGAGAACGTCGTCCGCACGGTGCGTGAGATCAAGGCGCGCTACGGCGTGCAGGTCATCGCCGGCAACGTGGCGACGGCCGAAGGGGCGAAGGATCTGGTGGCGGCGGGGGCGGACGCGGTGAAGGTGGGGATCGGGCCGGGCGCGATCTGCACCACCCGCGTCGTCACGGGCGTCGGCGTGCCGCAGGTCACGGCCATCCTCGAAGCCGTGCGCGGCGTGGAGGAGACGGGCGAGGACGTGCCGGTGATCGCCGACGGCGGGGTGCGCATGAGCGGGGACATCGCCAAGGCGATCGCGGCGGGCGCGCACAGCGTGATGATGGGATCGCTCTTCGCGGGGCTCGACGAGTCGCCCGGCGAACTCGTCATCAGCCAGGGGCGCCGCTACAAGACCTACCGCGGCATGGGGAGCGAGGGGGCGATGAACCGCGGCTCCGCCGACCGCTACGGGCAGGCCGACAAGTACGACCCGCGCGGCGCGCCGAAGGAAAAGTTCGTCCCCGAGGGCGTCGAGGGGCTGGTGCCCTACCGCGGGCCGCTCGCCGAGTTCGCCTACCAGCTGGTCGGCGGCCTGCGCAGCGCGATGGGCTACTGCGGCTGCCGCACAATCGAGGAACTCCGCACCCAGACGCGCTTCTGCCGCGTGTCGGGGGCGACCATCGTCGAGAACCACCCGCACGACATCCGCATCACGAAGGAAAGCCCGAACTACACCGTCGAACACCTCCGCGAGTAA